In Magnolia sinica isolate HGM2019 chromosome 12, MsV1, whole genome shotgun sequence, a single genomic region encodes these proteins:
- the LOC131220908 gene encoding probable LRR receptor-like serine/threonine-protein kinase At1g56130 isoform X8 has protein sequence MARNYLTGPLPAFIGNLTTLRYLSFGLNKLSGTIPKELGNLRSLMSLGLDSNDFTGSLPPELGNLVRLEQLYIDSSGLTGEIPSTFANLRNLRIWRASDNQFTGKIPDFIGKLTNLTSLRLQGNSFEGPIPSSLSNLTSLQDLRISEVSNGGSSLAFIKDLKDLSILILRNNNISSIIPSNIGEYLALRQLDLSFNNFSGQIPASLFNLSSLTYLFLGNNRLSGTLPTQKSSGLLNIDLSYNELSGSFPSWAREAGLQLNLVANNFVLDNSNSSILPRGLNCLQRSFPCNRGSPRYSSFAINCGGPEITTSSGTKFERDNETLTAASYYVVDTNRWAVSNVGRFSEGSNIEYTRNTLTPFTNTLDIELFQSARLSPASLRYYGLGLENGNYTVHLQFAERDFPDARIWHSIGRRYFDIYVQGNLALKDFNIKRDAGGVSFRAVQKDFKVRVSENYLEVHLFWAGKGTCCIPPNGGYYGPSISGVSVTPDFIPSVSNLPPTDTSSKNRTGLVVGISVSVGVVMIVTIFAAYILIRRRKRLVNDEDEDFQGMGTKPNTFSYAQLKAATEDFNPMNKLGEGGFGPVYKGTLSDGKVVAVKQLSAASRQGRSQFMAEIATISAVQHRNLVKLYGCCIEGDQRLLVYEYLDNKSLDQALFGGSNLHLSWPIRYNICLGTARGLAYLHEESRPRIIHRDVKASNILIDADLNPKISDFGLAKLYDDDDTHISTRVAGTTGYLAPEYAMLGHLTEKADVFGFGVVALEILSGKRNSYSSLDQEKIYLLERAWYLHENNRSLEVIDPALSEFSEEEAFRVIGVALLCTQASPTLRPPMSRVVAMLSGDVEVGIATSRPGYLSDWQFNDVSGLTSGDDSRMSMERTTNSQRDTLSSASTVLPPDPMLPSTHPKMHEIINKGQ, from the exons TTACATTGATAGTTCTGGACTGACTGGTGAAATTCCTTCAACGTTTGCCAACCTAAGAAACTTGCGGATCTG GCGGGCATCAGACAATCAGTTCACGGGCAAGATACCTGACTTCATTGGGAAATTGACAAATCTTACCTCTTT GCGGCTTCAGGGGAACTCTTTTGAGGGTCCAATACCTTCTAGTTTATCTAATTTGACCTCATTGCAAGATCT GCGAATAAGTGAAGTATCCAATGGGGGCTCTTCATTGGCTTTTATTAAGGATCTGAAGGATTTAAGCATCTt AATCTTGAGAAATAATAATATTTCCAGTATTATTCCATCCAACATTGGAGAGTACCTAGCATTGAGGCAGCT GGATTTAAGCTTCAACAATTTCAGTGGCCAAATTCCAGCCTCTCTCTTCAATTTGAGTTCTCTCACTTACTT ATTTCTTGGAAACAACAGGTTATCTGGTACACTGCCTACTCAGAAAAGTTCAGGGCTCCTTAATAT AGATTTGTCATACAATGAATTATCAGGAAGCTTTCCCTCTTGGGCCAGGGAAGCAGGTTTACAACT GAACTTGGTGGCCAACAACTTTGTCCTTGATAATTCTAACAGCAG TATTTTGCCTCGAGGGTTGAATTGTCTTCAGCGAAGTTTCCCATGTAATCGGGGTTCCCCACGCT ATTCTTCCTTTGCAATAAACTGCGGTGGTCCAGAAATAACAACTTCCAGTGGCACCAAGTTCGAAAGAGACAACGAAACTCTCACCGCAGCATCCTATTATGTGGTTGACACGAACAGATGGGCTGTCAGCAATGTCGGAAGGTTTAGTGAGGGCAGCAACATAGAATATACTAGAAACACATTAACCCCGTTCACAAATACTTTAGACATAGAGCTGTTCCAGTCAGCAAGACTGTCACCAGCATCACTAAGATACTATGGTTTGGGGCTCGAGAACGGAAACTACACTGTACACTTGCAATTTGCAGAGAGAGACTTCCCAGATGCACGTATTTGGCATAGCATTGGAAGGAGATATTTCGATATTTATGTCCAG GGAAATCTGGCACTCAAAGACTTCAATATAAAAAGGGACGCAGGTGGGGTTTCCTTTCGTGCTGTTCAGAAGGATTTCAAGGTTCGTGTATCTGAGAACTATCTGGAAGTTCATCTCTTTTGGGCTGGAAAGGGAACGTGCTGCATTCCTCCTAATGGTGGTtactatggaccatccatttcggGCGTCAGTGTCACTCCAG aTTTTATACCGTCAGTTAGTAATCTTCCTCCGACGGACACTTCATCAAAGAACAGGACTGGATTGGTTGTTGGAATATCTGTTTCTGTTGGAGTAGTGATGATTGTAACCATTTTCGCTGCTTATATTTTAATACGAAGAAGGAAAAGATTGGTCAATGATGAAGATGAAG ATTTTCAAGGAATGGGGACAAAACCAAACACTTTCAGCTATGCCCAGCTCAAGGCTGCTACAGAGGACTTCAATCCTATGAATAAACTTGGAGAGGGAGGATTTGGACCAGTTTACAAG GGTACACTTTCAGATGGGAAGGTGGTCGCTGTCAAGCAACTCTCGGCGGCATCTCGCCAGGGAAGGAGTCAGTTCATGGCTGAGATTGCTACAATATCTGCAGTTCAACATAGAAACCTTGTAAAGTTGTACGGATGCTGCATTGAGGGAGATCAGCGACTTCTGGTTTATGAGTATCTGGACAACAAGAGCCTTGATCAAGCACTTTTCG GAGGGAGCAATTTGCATCTTAGTTGGCCAATCCGCTATAATATATGCTTGGGGACAGCAAGAGGTCTTGCTTATCTTCACGAGGAATCGAGACCCCGTATTATACACAGGGATGTCAAGGCCAGTAATATTCTGATCGATGCAGATCTCAAtccaaaaatttcagattttggtcTGGCCAAACTGTATGATGACGATGACACCCACATCAGCACACGTGTTGCAGGAACAAC GGGTTATCTTGCACCAGAGTACGCCATGCTTGGGCACTTGACGGAGAAGGCTGATGTGTTTGGCTTCGGGGTAGTCGCTCTCGAGATTCTCAGCGGAAAGCGAAATTCATACTCAAGCTTGGATCAAGAGAAGATATACCTCCTTGAACGG GCTTGGTATTTACATGAAAACAACCGTTCATTGGAAGTGATCGATCCTGCACTATCCGAATTCTCTGAAGAGGAAGCATTTCGAGTGATTGGAGTGGCTCTTCTGTGCACTCAGGCATCGCCCACGCTACGCCCGCCCATGTCACGAGTGGTGGCAATGCTATCAGGGGACGTCGAGGTGGGCATTGCTACTTCGAGGCCTGGCTACTTGAGTGATTGGCAATTCAATGATGTGAGCGGCCTGACGAGCGGGGATGATTCAAGGATGTCGATGGAAAGAACTACCAACAGCCAGCGTGACACGTTATCATCTGCAAGCACAGTACTTCCTCCAGACCCCATGCTGCCGTCCACTCATCCAAAGATGCACGAGATCATCAACAAAGGGCAGTGA